Proteins encoded within one genomic window of Cellulomonas xiejunii:
- a CDS encoding response regulator produces the protein MSTDEQQLQQTGNGSQGRATQDVVTVVLVDDNPVIRMGLRSLLAASERFRVVGEAGDGEEAVRVVRATLPDVVLLDVRMPRRDGVQVAAEVRTWCKILMLTYADTPDVVRAALDAGASGYLVHGAFDAEDLQRAILSVASGSFVLSERAATAMRASWSQPVQDVPPTRPDVGLSARETEVMELVSAGRTNAEIARTCFVSEKTVKNHINHIFAKLGVRTRAEAVSVWLGGATYPSAQGS, from the coding sequence ATGTCTACGGATGAGCAGCAGCTGCAGCAGACCGGCAACGGGTCGCAGGGGCGTGCCACGCAGGATGTCGTGACAGTCGTCCTCGTGGACGACAACCCCGTCATCCGCATGGGTCTGCGCAGCCTCCTGGCGGCGTCGGAGCGTTTCCGCGTGGTGGGGGAGGCGGGGGACGGGGAGGAAGCGGTCCGCGTCGTGCGGGCGACGTTGCCGGACGTCGTGCTGCTCGACGTGCGGATGCCGCGACGGGACGGCGTGCAGGTCGCCGCAGAAGTGCGCACCTGGTGCAAGATCCTCATGCTCACGTACGCCGACACGCCGGACGTGGTCCGCGCAGCCCTCGATGCCGGTGCGAGCGGCTACCTCGTCCACGGGGCGTTCGACGCCGAGGACCTCCAGCGGGCCATCCTGTCGGTCGCGTCCGGCTCCTTCGTCCTGTCGGAGCGCGCGGCCACGGCCATGCGGGCGTCGTGGAGCCAGCCGGTCCAGGACGTGCCCCCCACGCGGCCAGACGTCGGACTGTCGGCACGTGAGACCGAGGTCATGGAACTCGTGTCGGCCGGCCGCACGAACGCCGAGATCGCTCGGACGTGCTTCGTGTCCGAGAAGACCGTCAAGAACCACATCAACCACATCTTCGCGAAGCTCGGGGTACGCACCCGCGCGGAGGCCGTCTCGGTGTGGCTGGGTGGTGCGACGTACCCATCGGCGCAGGGGTCGTGA
- a CDS encoding sensor histidine kinase, with amino-acid sequence MTPSQGFHRRIVSTAMFVRLGAIVVALFGLMGETMTAPILLSVLALAGTSFGVLLDGRVLDVLRKHPLVLVVDISLNLALVAVLGVENPLVLATFPTALLIGMLWTQRFAVVGAAILAAGYVLVVQTGQVEQYGFMLDVGVPALYLCLVGIGGAVRAAHREQVAAYRAADLALRAVAASDERARLAREMHDSLGKTLHGIALGARGLVLWVERDPAQARVQAIALAEASETAAQEAREILVRMRTDQPDRPLVDVLGDICQQWEADHGVPCEVVARCAVDLPTDVRYEVLAIIGEALENAARHADATRVRVELEKDGPDCRITVADDGTGFMPEPDGHSPRGHFGLTGMHERAAEVGIQVRIASRPGAGTRVEVVHRGSHDPSGSVERGVVDVYG; translated from the coding sequence ATGACGCCTTCCCAGGGCTTCCACCGCCGCATCGTCTCGACAGCGATGTTCGTCCGGCTCGGCGCCATCGTCGTCGCGCTGTTCGGTCTCATGGGCGAGACGATGACGGCGCCCATCCTGCTGAGCGTCCTGGCGCTCGCAGGCACGTCGTTCGGCGTCCTGCTCGACGGCAGGGTGCTCGACGTGCTGCGGAAGCACCCGCTCGTGCTCGTCGTCGACATCAGCCTCAACCTGGCACTCGTCGCCGTGCTGGGGGTCGAGAACCCGCTCGTGCTGGCGACCTTCCCGACGGCGTTGCTGATCGGCATGCTGTGGACGCAGCGCTTCGCGGTCGTCGGTGCCGCCATCCTCGCAGCGGGGTACGTCCTCGTCGTCCAGACCGGACAGGTGGAGCAGTACGGGTTCATGCTGGATGTCGGTGTGCCCGCTCTCTACCTCTGTCTCGTCGGGATCGGCGGGGCCGTGCGTGCTGCGCACCGCGAGCAGGTCGCGGCGTACCGGGCCGCCGACCTGGCCCTGCGGGCCGTCGCCGCGTCCGACGAGCGCGCGCGCCTCGCGCGAGAGATGCACGACTCGCTCGGCAAGACGTTGCACGGGATCGCTCTGGGGGCGCGAGGGCTCGTGCTGTGGGTCGAGCGCGACCCTGCGCAGGCCAGGGTGCAGGCGATCGCTCTCGCCGAGGCCTCCGAGACCGCTGCGCAGGAGGCGCGGGAGATCCTCGTGCGCATGCGCACCGATCAGCCCGATCGCCCGCTCGTCGACGTCCTCGGCGACATCTGTCAGCAGTGGGAGGCCGACCACGGGGTGCCGTGCGAGGTCGTCGCTCGCTGCGCGGTGGACCTCCCGACCGACGTGCGGTACGAGGTCCTGGCGATCATCGGTGAGGCCCTCGAGAACGCGGCCCGGCACGCGGACGCCACGCGGGTCCGCGTCGAGCTCGAGAAGGACGGCCCGGACTGCCGCATCACGGTGGCCGACGACGGCACGGGCTTCATGCCGGAGCCTGACGGCCACAGCCCTCGCGGGCACTTCGGGCTCACGGGGATGCACGAGCGTGCCGCCGAGGTCGGCATTCAGGTCCGGATCGCGTCGCGGCCCGGCGCGGGGACCCGCGTCGAGGTGGTGCACCGCGGCAGCCACGACCCGTCCGGGTCGGTCGAGCGGGGAGTGGTGGATGTCTACGGATGA
- a CDS encoding type II secretion system F family protein, with protein MNVMVVTLLAGAVAATATLLLLVGYRSLRTDALDTLAVEDLDLLRGQQRRRAEGTSPLQRLARRLVPRLRRLLGPRRLAALQKRVDEAGRPDGLTVDGLLERIAWWFVLMLPLAVVFVLQGNLLYVPLVFAAPAVLPLSQLARSQRLRREQIDRDLPDFLDVLAVTVMAGVSFRQALARVSERFDGALGEEVQLTLHQITNGASVRDALVALRQRSSSEPVGQFVSALLQSQELGAPLAQSLKQIAQDMRRDSGQRQRQAASRMAPRVTLVTSLVLVPASMIFIFVGLWVGADIDVGSLTGGLGG; from the coding sequence ATGAACGTGATGGTGGTGACGCTGCTCGCCGGTGCCGTCGCCGCTACCGCCACGCTGCTGCTGCTCGTCGGCTACCGCTCCTTACGGACGGACGCCCTGGACACCCTCGCGGTCGAGGACCTCGACCTCCTGCGCGGTCAGCAGCGGCGACGTGCGGAAGGCACCTCGCCGCTGCAGCGGCTCGCACGGCGGCTGGTGCCACGACTGCGACGCCTGCTCGGACCGCGGCGGCTCGCAGCGCTGCAGAAGCGTGTCGACGAGGCTGGTCGGCCCGACGGGCTCACGGTCGACGGCCTGCTCGAGCGGATCGCCTGGTGGTTCGTCCTGATGCTGCCCCTGGCGGTCGTCTTCGTCCTCCAGGGCAACCTGCTGTACGTCCCGCTGGTGTTCGCGGCACCTGCGGTCCTCCCGCTGAGCCAGCTCGCTCGCAGCCAGCGGCTGCGGCGTGAGCAGATCGACCGCGACCTCCCGGACTTCCTCGACGTGCTGGCTGTCACGGTGATGGCCGGCGTCTCGTTCCGTCAGGCCCTCGCCCGGGTCTCGGAGCGGTTCGACGGCGCCCTCGGCGAGGAGGTGCAGCTCACGCTGCACCAGATCACCAACGGGGCCTCGGTGCGCGATGCGCTCGTCGCGCTGCGCCAGCGCAGCTCGTCCGAGCCGGTCGGCCAGTTCGTCTCCGCGCTGCTGCAGTCCCAGGAGCTCGGTGCACCGCTCGCGCAGTCGCTGAAGCAGATCGCCCAGGACATGCGACGCGACAGCGGCCAGCGGCAGCGCCAGGCGGCGTCGCGCATGGCCCCGCGCGTCACGCTCGTGACGTCCCTGGTGCTGGTCCCGGCCTCGATGATCTTCATCTTCGTCGGGCTGTGGGTGGGCGCGGACATCGACGTCGGCTCGCTGACGGGAGGGCTGGGCGGATGA
- a CDS encoding type II secretion system F family protein, which produces MTVLMILVGVAAASVLFVVGVADVLYVRNRRREMVLEVVDQGGGTWLDRVEAWDRSYARTRAGKWVAAQLVLAGDERSPVLVSGVAAAGGLVFGWLLAVLLAPVFGLLGVAAMVIGLRTWLGRARERRNEQFIAQMPELARVLSNATSAGLSIAAAVGVAGGELNDPAGSELKRVANRMRFGASLETAMGELSERLPSREASVLTSTLLVSSRSGGSLVTALRDIADTLEQRKETRREVRTILAQATATGYTVVGMGAGILVLLNFLQEGTVAKMTQDWLGRAALVVGCGLLVGGALLIRRMTRFPS; this is translated from the coding sequence ATGACGGTGCTCATGATCCTCGTGGGGGTGGCTGCGGCGTCGGTGCTCTTCGTCGTCGGGGTCGCCGACGTCCTCTACGTGCGCAACCGTCGACGCGAGATGGTCCTGGAGGTCGTCGACCAGGGCGGCGGCACGTGGTTGGACCGCGTCGAGGCCTGGGACAGGTCCTACGCCCGCACCCGCGCGGGGAAGTGGGTGGCGGCCCAGCTCGTGCTGGCGGGCGACGAGCGGTCACCCGTGCTCGTGTCCGGGGTCGCCGCGGCCGGGGGTCTCGTGTTCGGCTGGCTCCTCGCGGTGCTGCTGGCGCCCGTGTTCGGGCTCCTCGGAGTCGCGGCGATGGTCATCGGTCTGCGTACCTGGTTGGGGCGCGCGCGGGAGCGCCGGAACGAGCAGTTCATCGCGCAGATGCCCGAGCTGGCACGGGTGCTGTCGAACGCGACGAGCGCCGGTCTGTCCATCGCGGCCGCCGTCGGCGTCGCGGGTGGGGAGCTCAACGACCCCGCCGGCAGCGAGCTCAAGCGGGTGGCCAACCGCATGCGCTTCGGGGCGAGCCTCGAGACCGCGATGGGCGAGCTCTCGGAACGCCTGCCCTCGCGGGAGGCGTCCGTGCTGACCTCGACGCTGCTCGTCTCGTCGCGCAGCGGCGGGTCTCTCGTCACCGCGCTGCGTGACATCGCGGACACCCTCGAGCAGCGCAAGGAGACCCGGCGCGAGGTGCGCACCATCCTGGCGCAGGCGACGGCCACCGGCTACACCGTCGTCGGGATGGGGGCGGGGATCCTGGTCCTCCTCAACTTCCTCCAGGAGGGCACGGTCGCGAAGATGACCCAGGACTGGCTGGGACGGGCGGCGCTGGTCGTGGGCTGCGGTCTCCTCGTCGGTGGCGCCCTGCTGATCAGGCGGATGACGAGGTTCCCCTCATGA